The segment GAAGTTGGTATCTGATGTCTCGGAGCAGTCATTTAATATCGATCATAGTTGGGAAGGGGATAAATTAAACATCTGGTTGAATGAAAACGAAGTCGGTGGGATTGGTTATATCACTAAGTTCAGAGAGGTATATCGGGAAGATCCACTTCGTACGTTGGGTTATCTAAGTCATGCGTATGAGACTGGCGAGTATGAGCAGGTAAACTTTGATCTACAGCATTTCTTGTTAGAGTTATCTCAAAATCAAGTGTTGCAGCAGGGTGTAAATAATATTCGTTCAGCGAATAGTTTAGATGACCGTTCACAAGCGACAAAAGCGCTGAAGTTGCAGATCTCTCGATTAGGTATCTTACCTTCACATGCTTGGAATAGTGTGCTTTATTCTCGCATCCTGAAAAAAGGTGCTAATTCTTCGACGGATCAATGTCTTGTAGATTTGCTCGAGGAATGGAGTAATTACGAGGCGTGTGTAGATATCGAGATTCCATTGCATATTGTGGCTTATCTTGCATCTCGTAACCTAGGAGGTACGCATAGCGATATTTATAGCAATAAAAACCGTATCCAGTCTCAATTATGGCAGCGTGGTGCAATGATCCGAGAGCAAGAGTTAGGTTTTTATAACCAGTTTAGCGCAGATAAAAATAAGACCGAACGCCTTCTGTTAACTCAAATTATCACTGCGAAAGATGTTCTGGTCGATTTCGATACTATAGGAACTTGGCGTGACAAACTGTCAGCTGAGTTAAAATTATCAGGTAAGTGTATCTTGGTGTTTAACGGTGGGGATAGGTCACAAGTAAAATCTGTGCTCTGTGAGTTAAATGTTAGCATGATTGAATACAATAAGATGATGTTCTATCCGCGGATAACGAAAGTTCAAGCTCGTTTATCAGCAATGCATATCACGGTTGAAGTGAGGGATATCCTCCAATGATGATTCAAACAGAGCGCTCTATTGAGACAAAAGAAGCGATAGGTCGAGCCCATGTCAAAGATCTTCTCACCTCTATATTAGTGGGCGAGGCTTTAAACCCTGGAGAGATCTATATATTAAGCCCATGGATTTCTGATTTTCCTGTTTTAGATAATACATCTGGCAATTTTGATTCGATAAACCCTGCTTGGGGACACCGCCAAATTCATTTTTTTGAATTGTTGCAAAATTGTGTTGAAGCAGGTGCGACGCTGAAATTAGCCATTCGTGAAAACAGAGACAAAATATATTTGTTAGAGCAAGCGTTAAAGAACTATCCGAGCCGATTTGTGGTCGCTGAACATAAAGACCTACACGAAAAGGGTTTGCTCACGGATTCATGTTTGATACGTGGTTCGATGAACTTTACCTTTTTTGGTGCAAGTATCAATTTCGAAGGAATTACCTACACCACTAACCCGAGTGCGATTGCAGAAAAGAAAAACACGTATGAAGATTTGTACTTCTCCAACCTTGTTGCAACGGTAGATGAGGAGGAAGATGATGACTGGTTATTCTAATCAAATATTACAAGGCTTTTTCAATGGTGAGAATAAGATCACCCCTAACAGTCAATGGCATGAAAAAGTGAACAATGCACAGACTCAACTGGAAAGTGGCAGTGCGATCAAATATATGGTCGGCTACCCTCAAGGTTCATCACCAAGTTTTTATATACTGTGTGATAGTGAAGAGTTAATGGAGCATACCAAAGATTGGTTAAATTGCGCTTTACCCCGCTATTACTGTCAGTTTGCACGCCCTTGTAAAACAGCAGAATATGACTTTGAAGGAGTATTACTTCAGCATTGGCCACATGGATTTCTCAAGGTTACAGTTTGGAGACGTGAGAATGTAGGTATGGAGCAAGCCAAATACCGCATGTTTTTGCCAGAAGCGATGAAGCAGAGTCAAGAGAGGTTGAACAGGTTGATTGCTCGCTATCTGAGTTCGCCAGTGATAAATAGTAAGACCTCAAAACCAATTGGGATGCTGGCGAAAGGCTTCATTGATGCATACGAAAATAATGATCATGCATCGATGGTTGAGTACTATGATTTGATTGCGAGCAGTGAAGACATTGAGCGCCGCAACAAAGATACGTTGAAGTTCATGTTGCTTGAGGCAGAAGAGAAATGGGAACAGATCATTGAGTTTGCTCGTCAAAGAAATGTATCAGCTCAGGTTATTTCGAGTGGTGTCAGTGTAGCTATCATGCACGCTGTTATTTCTCTGTCTACCGCAAGCGATAAAGGGATAAATTCGTTCGAGTTAGACTGGCCTTCAATGTATGAAAGAGCCATTGAGTTTTTACCCATTTTTACCAAGCCACCGTTATTCGAAGGTGAGAAACAGTGGAAATTATGGTCAGTGTTGGTTCATTTATTTAAGATAGAGCAGGGATTTGATAAAGCCAAACCTCACCTAGACGAAGTATGGTTGAATACACTCGTTAAACAAGATACCAGTGTCAATGCTCTACCGATACATATTGATACTAAGTTAGATTTAACCTCACAGGTTCATGACCAAGAGTCTATATTATTTGTACTTAATTATGCGCAAACATGTAATGAACGTGAGGTGAAGCAGATTTATGAATGGCTAGAGAATGCTCCTCTATCTCTAAAGATAAAGCTTAAACAGGATTGTTTATACTATCGTTTGTGGTCTAAATTAGAAGAAAGTGCCTTAGCATTTATGAGGCTAAGTAGTTGATTTAATAGATTGACTCGGTCGTGATCCAAGCCCTAGTCGAAACGCTGGGGCTTTTTGTTTTCCACATACTGAAGTTCATGCCCAATATGACAACTCGCACATAACTTAATACTTTTTTACTACTTTATCGCCATTACATTCGAACACGTATATCATCGGCTTAGATTGGTATACGGCATGGCTTATGGTTTTAACATCTTCTTTTTACGACAAAAATGCAACTGAACTGGCGAAGCAATATGATGGTCTCGACTTTGAGTCTGTGCATCAATCATGGAAGCGTTATTGGCCACAATCTGGTGCCAGTGTATTAGATATTGGTGCGGGGTCGGGCCGTGATGCGAAATGGATGAGTGAGCAAAGTTGTGAGGTTGTTGCCGTTGAACCAAGTGATGCGCTGCGTCAAATAGGCAAGCACAATACCGGTCCTGATGTCACATGGTTGAATGACTCATTACCGGCGCTTAAAAACGTCAATAACCTTGGTATGCGCTTTGACCTCATCTTGGTGAGTGCGGTATGGATGCATTTAGCGCCTTCAGTGCGTGCTAGGGCATTTCGTAAACTCTCAAATCTATTGTCTGCCAACGGCAAGCTCGTGATAAGCCTCCGTCATGGCGAGTTTACCGATGGGCGTCAAAGCTACCCTGTTTCGGTTGAAGAATTGGAAAAGTTGGCCAGCGAGCATGCTTTGCAAGTGCAATTGGTCTCTGAGAGTGCAGATAACCTCAATAGGACAAGCGTCTCATGGCAGACTGTTGTCTTCAGTCTACCGGATGATGGTTCTGGCAATCTAAATACTGTTCGTCGGGTTATCGTTAATGACAGTAAATCTGCAACGTACAAACTAGCACTACTGCGAACTTTACTGCGTATTGCTGATGTACACCCAGGTGCGGTACTTGATCGCAGTGATGGCAGGGTGGCGATTTCGGCGGGGCTTGTCGCACTGTATTGGATTCGGCAGTTTAAGCGCCTTATTGATGTTGATATCGAGGGCGCTGGTATTCAACAAAATTCGAATACGAGTAAGGGACTAGGTTTTGTAAAAGAGGATGGATGGAACAAGCTAAAGCACCTCGCTGCCGATGATTTCTCTATTGGTTCCCTTTTTATGGGAGAAGAAGCGGCGGCGATACAAAAATTATTTACCCACACACTGAATACCATCAAAGTCGGACCGGTTACCTTTATCTATCAAGGTGACAAATCCAACAAACTATTTGAGATACAGCCGGCAGGTAAACGCAGAGCACACTCAGGTTCTATCATCTTGGATGGCGAATTTTTTGCTGGGTATGGTCAGTTTATTCTCGATGAGAAGCTGTGGGATTGCTTTAGGCTCTATAACTCTTGGATCGAACCGCTGGTGGTCAACCAGTGGGTTCGTGAGATGCAACGTTTTGAGCTCAATCGCAGCCGAAATATCGCCTTGCAAACTTATCATGAATGCTTGGTTTGGATTGATTCGACCCGTGATACGCGCGATGTGCGCAAACGTGTGGAAGAGCTGAGAGTGGAGGGGGTCAAAATTCCCAACGTTTGGAGCAATGCCGCGCTTAAAGGGAAGTATGACGTTGACCATTGCTTGCCTTTTGCTTACTGGCCAAATAATGACAAGTGGAACCTTTTACCCACTTCATCGAGTGAAAATCAAAGTAAAAGTGACCGCGTGCCCACGGCTAAGCGTCTATCAGAATCACGACAGCGAATCCTAGATTGGTGGCAGATAGCGTGGGGCAGTGATGAGCATCAACAGCGCTTTTTTACAGAAGCTCAGTTTTCTCTGCCTAACTTGTCAGCTCAGTGTAATGACTTTGCAGAGGTTTTCGAGGCGATGGGGTTACAAATAATAGGCGTAAAAAGCCGTCTATTAGTCTCTGAATGGTAGTGTGAAGATGCAGAGTGCTACAGCGTTGCGGCAGATTGACAGGGCTCTTTAAACTAAAAACGCCGAGCGCCGTTCTAATGGTTAAGCACTTATTGGCTGGTATTTTAATGGGAGTGGGGGCAGTGATGGCTCAAGGTGGAAACGATACTCAACTTTTAGTTTCAATGCCCGCATTATCGCCACATGGTTTCACCGCAGTGGCGATTATTGTTTTGGGGATCTATGTTGGAGTTAAATTTATGAGTACAAAACTGCACAAGATATAACGCTGCATAGGAATACTTTGGGTGAGGGGCTGGTTACCATCGACCTTCAGCTAATTCAGCCAAATTATATTCTGAGTCATTGTCTGTGAACTTAAGTCTTCCAAAGTCAGAGCACAAAGTATCTATAAAGACATCACTATCTAAAGCTGTATCAATAGGAATGGCTATTAATTGATTGTCAGAGTATTTGCTGATATCTAATCCATAGCGTCCACAGCTTAGCTTTTCTTCGTTACTTAATGAAGCTTTAGTCTTATGCTGAAAAACACGACCATATAGCCAGAATTTTATGTTGCCAAGAGAGAATTCAGTTAAGGGCTTATCGAAATGACGTCCGTCTTTTTTATCATTAGCCTTAAGCATCGAGTGAACGGTTAATATAAGAGCGACGCTATACAGCTTTCCTGAAACTTCTATTTCTGGGTATCCAATTTCACAGCGATGATCTGGTTCTGACAATTGATATAAACTATTTTTTCGGATTTCAGCTGCGTCGTTCACCTCTTTTCTAAGATATGGATGAGAGTGTGCAGTGCCAATGTATTGATATTGCTCACCAAAAACTTTTGCAATGTCTTTTTTGATTAGCAGAGATTTCGAGTTAAAAGCTACAGATGAACGTGTTCTTTTTGCTGATGTTTCGACTGAAACATGGTTTATTGTACATTTAAATGGGTGGGTCTTATTAACGTAACCCCATAGGTGTGCAGCGGTCTCTACCGAAATTTGTTTACTGCCTTGATGTTTTACAGCGTATGCCTCTATACCTGCCATGATTAATTCAAATATTGCGCTTTTGCTTACAGAGATTGTTGCAGTCATGTCCTGTATAACCTTATAGAATAGAATTTGTTTATTATTGAGTGACTGGTTGGCAATTCTGTTCAATTACTATGGCTATTCAAGTCCAGCCCTCAGAATGTCTTGCATAACAACGTTATAGAAATGAAAAGCCTTTAATTTCCATGCGTTGCATATCACTCTGGTTCGTATGCTATGTCATTTTGTTATGTAAAACTGCCGATTTCAGCGCAAATTCAGCTAACGACATATAGATATTGCTTCTTACTGATTCTGCACGATTGCCCACAGGTATAAACGATCCGTGCTGCGATGGAAGCTACGCCCCTATTCACAACAGTTATCGGCAACTTGAGTCCTTATTCAGTATCTAGCCTCAGGCAAGGTAGTGTAGAATTGCTGCGAACATAATTCCTAAGGATTGAAAATGATTGGCTACCAAGCTGTAGAAGATAGAGTGTGGTCACTGTTCCACCAAAGTATAGGGCAGAATATTGCGTTGCCTGACAGGCTAAAACAACAGCTTGGTATTAGGTCAAGTCGTATTATTGAGGTTGATCCTGATATCGCGCGTCAGCATGATTCAAAAACAGATGTTTTAGTCGTGTTCGAGTGTGGCGGTAAGCTGAAAATTTCGGTAAAGAAAGAGAATGCTCATTACTATGGTAATTGGTATACCCATCAGCGAGTTGAGCAAGAGTTTGGGCAACAGGCACTTGATCGATTGGTTGAAAAAACCACTGAGTGGGCAAACCAATGGATCGAGAATGAAAGAAGCAGTTTTTTCCTAGGGGTGAGCATCAATTTTGGTGAGCGTACCGGCAATACCTACTTAGATTTCAATCAGATCTTTACCACGCGAGACATCCGTTCGATTGTCGCAGGGCACAATGACTGTTTAGATACCACAGCGAATGTCATTTATCACACGGATGGGATGGCAGGCAGCGTTGAGCAGGTTGTCGAAGAGTTGCAAGTCATTGACGATGCGCTACTTAGCGAGCTGTTTTCGAGTGTCAAAATTGTCTTTCGTCCAATAAACCCAATGACGGAGGGCTCTAATCGTGGCAAGCAAACGTACACAAAATTTGTGCCTTATGAGCGATTTGAAGCAACTACATTGCTAGAGAGTAAAGCCGATTTATTGAGGTTTGGGCGTTTTGAGAGTGTCGATTTAAACCATGAGTATCGGCTGAACCACAATCGCCATATAAAGGCACTGCGCCACCAATACAATATGGCTGTGAGAGTAAAGTAACTCGGCGCTGATTGTGGTTTGGGGTATATATCCCTGATAGGGGCTATCAGGGATAATCACGCGTTAGGCTGCTTGGCGCGCTTTCGCTTCCGCGAGGTGCTGTTGAATACTCAGAGCGATCGCTTTGGCAAAAGGTACGGCAACTGCGTTACCAATCATTTTGTAGCCAGCGGCAACGTTGTTATACACAAACTCAAAGTCATCTGGGAAGCCCTGAATTCGAGCACACTCTCGAACACTCAAACGACGGTATTTTTCTTCGTGTCCTTCAACAAATTTAAATTTGTCGGTTTCCACTTTTTCCATTCGCGGCGCACCTGGGTGAATCGGTGCATGACGTCCGCCAGCTTGAATCGTGAACGATGGCTCATCCCATGTTCTTACGCGATTACGTGACATATACATCGTAGAGAACCCGCCAATCATGTATTCATGGTTTAAAAACTTCACGTCTGGGTTTGGTTTTTGTTTATCAAGCGCGGGTACTGCGGTGCCATCTAGGTCACGTAGAATGTGTTTCAGTGCTCGGCGTTCTTCTTTTTCAATCGGTTCAGGGAAGCTATATTGAATGTTCAAATCGCTTCTAAAACCAATGAAGATCACGCGCTTACGATCTTGAGCAGCACCGTAATCGACAGCATTCATCATTTGGTAGTAAAGATCGTACCCGGCATCTTTAAACATTTGCTTGATGTTATTCAGCGCTTCAGCGTGTCGACCATGCTGCATGCCACTTACGTTTTCAGCTAGGAAAAACTTGGGCTTTTTCGCTTCAAGGATTCGGATGAAGTCAAAAAATAGCTGACCGCGTTTATCTTCAATACCGCGTTGCGCGCCAGCCTCACTCCAGCTTTGGCAAGGTGGGCCACCAATGATGCCATCACACTCAGGTACTTCATCCGCTTCAATATTTGTAATGCTACGTCTATCTAACGTGGTATGTGGGTGGTTCTTCTCGTACGTTGCCCAAATATCTTTATCGTACTCGTTAGCCCACGCTACGTTAAAACCGGCTTGCTCGAAACCAAGATCTAGACCGCCTGCTCCGGCGAAAAATGAAACGATTTTGTCTGTCATGAGTTTTTGTTTGATGTGTAATTGGGTCGCTATATTAACAAATTACTGTACGTTTAGTCAGTGATTTTTTTTAGCGAAAAGTCAAAGGCTTACAGAGATGTAACGGATAGTAGTTAGTGTTGCAGTTTGCGGTCTAACCTTATGGTTAGCCGTAGAAATGAAAAAGGAGTGCTGATACTAAAAAGTGCACTCCTTTTTATGCTTCGAAGGTTTCGCTATCTACGTCGTATGGCAATAAATAGATAGCGAACTTAACATTTACACGCTATCCCTTGATGAATACGATCATGCAAAAGATATAAGCGTAAAGGTAAGCGGTTATTTCACTTCCGCAGGTGTACCTTGCCAAGCTTCTTCTAGATCATCCAGTTCAGGGAACTTAGAGCGGTCGAAGGTTGGTGTTTTACCTGCTTTTAGCTGCTCTTCATAGTCTTTAACTACTTTGATTGCCAGTTTAGAAAGCAGTACCAGTGCAACGATGTTGATCAGTGCCATTGCGCCCATTGACGCATCCGCTAGGTTCCAAACTACAGGTAGCGAAGCCACTGAACCAAACATCACCATGCCAAGCACACAAATGCGGAACGCCATCAAACCTTTCTTGCTGTTACCGTTTAGGAACATAACGTTAGTTTCAGCGTAGCTGTAGTTGGCAATGATTGACGAGAAGCAGAATAAGATAATGGCAGCGGCCATAAAGTAGGTTGTCCATGAACCTAGCTCATTAGTTAGCGCTTGTTGCAGTAGACCGATACCAGTTGCTGCGTCTGGTTGATCCATCACACCACTTAGCATGATCATCGCAGCAGAAGCAGTACAGATAACTAATGTGTCCGCAAATACGCCCAGCATTTGCACAAAGCCTTGTGAAGCAGGGTGGTTCGGGTTTGGTGTTGCACTTGCCGCAACGTTAGCAGCAGAGCCCATACCCGCTTCGTTTGAGAACAAACCACGTGCGATACCACTTTGCATGGCTTGCGAGATAGTAAATGCTACGCCGCCAGCTGCTGCTTCTTGCCAGCCAAATGCGCTCTTAACGATGTAAGCCAGTACGGCTGGTACTTCAGTGATGTTCATCAATACGATGACCAGCGCAATCGCTAGGTAACCGATCGCCATTACAGGTACGATGCTGGTTGACGCTTTGGCAACTTTAGTAATACCACCAACGATAACGAACGCAGAGCAGGCAACGATGATCACGCCGACGATGGTTTCATTAAAACCGAATGAGTGGCTAAGTGCGCCAGTGATGGTGTTTGCTTGAACGGCGTTGAACACGAGGCCGAAAGCAATGATTAGGAAGATTGAGAAAAGTGAGCCCATCCAACGTTGTCCTAGGCCTTTTTCCATGTAGTAAGCAGGACCACCACGGTATTGACCGTCAACGTCTTTGACTTTGTAAAGTTGCGCTAAGGTTGATTCGATAAAGGCAGTCGACATGCCAAATAGGGCGATGAGCCACATCCAGAAGATAGCACCTGGGCCACCCACAGTAAGCGCTACTGCAACGCCAGCCATGTTACCTGTACCAACGCGAGCCGCCATTGACGTACAGAAGACTTGGTAAGAGCTAAGACCTTGGTCAACTTCACGACCACTTTTGAGAATTTGTACCGCGTGCTTGAATTGACGCAATTGAATAAAACCAAGACGCACGGTGAAGTAAACGCCCACAATCACTAGTAGATATACCAGTACTTGACCCCAAAGTACGCCATTGATGGCGCCTACCACGTTATTTAACCCCGTATTTAACGCAGCTAGCCACGATTCATTCGTAACGATCATATTAATTTCCTGTATATGATGATCTATTAAATAGAACTAATGGGAATATCCTTAGTTGATGAGCTTAACCATTGATTAACTATCCATTTAATTATCTTTCTGGTCGCAGTCTTGCCGCGATGGATAGTTAAAATTAGCTTGGCTAATGGATCTGATTTACAAAACAAAAAGCAGTTCGTAAATTAATCTGCCGGATTCTAGATTTATCCAACCGCAACGGCAATAAGCTCAGCAGTGTGAGTTGTATCTCTTTATCATTTAATGAGAAAGCAGTAACTCAAGGGTACTGGTTGTGCTCTGTGCTTTGATTGTTTTTTCGTCAACCCCGTATCTTTAGCAAACGATTGCTGCTAGTTGAAAAGATGAGAATGGCGGCTGCTTGAACGAGTTGAAGGGTTTTTATTGCTTAAGTGAGCTGAAAATATCACTTGGAGCGTTTTACATCTGGATAAGGCTTATATAAGTAATTTCTTATTTAATGAGAACATCTAACAGGCTGGTCAATCACTCTCCCCGTGACGGGGAGAGCGGCAATGGTGTTTCGGTCTCGCTTGGTTGGTGAGCCGTTAGCCTCGGTGCGTGTTTAGACGGTGGCGAGAGGGTTGTGTTCAAGGGCTGTTTGATCAATAAGATGCGCCGCATAGGCCACGTTTAAGCCTGTTGTTTTCGCGTGATACATCGCTTTATCCGCTTGCTTGATGGTGATTTGCAGATCGGTCGAATGACGATTGTAGTGCGCAATACCAATACTGGTGGCAACCGCAAACTGGTTGTGCTCAAACTCAATGGGTAGCGCTATCGTAGCGCGAATATTGTCAACCAGTTGGGTTACGTGCTCAGCGTGATAGGGCTGATTAACCAAAATGACAAACTCATCACCGCCTAAGCGGTAGAGTGTCGCCGATTGGTTGGCGAGCATTGCTGTTACGCGCTGGGCGATATTGATTAACACTTGGTCGCCCGCGAGATGACCGAAAGTGTCATTAACCGCTTTAAAGCCGTTTAAATCTAACACCATAATGGTGACTTCAGGGTTGCTCTGTTCTTCTATTGCTAGCACGTCGAGATTAAATCGGTGTCGGTTCGGTACTTGGGTAAGAGCATCCGTATTGAGCATGCGTTCTGTGGTCAGTTTCGCTTGCATTAACTCACTAATATCAAGTCCAGAACACTCTATCTCATCATTGATCACTTGGCTGCGATTGATCTGAAAATAACGTGTTTTACCTTCAATTGAGATGGAGTAATTAAAGCTATTAGTGTGAGGTTCTTGGAGCAGTTTAGGTAAAAACGCTTCTA is part of the Vibrio ponticus genome and harbors:
- the dpdK gene encoding phospholipase D-like domain-containing protein DpdK; translated protein: MMIQTERSIETKEAIGRAHVKDLLTSILVGEALNPGEIYILSPWISDFPVLDNTSGNFDSINPAWGHRQIHFFELLQNCVEAGATLKLAIRENRDKIYLLEQALKNYPSRFVVAEHKDLHEKGLLTDSCLIRGSMNFTFFGASINFEGITYTTNPSAIAEKKNTYEDLYFSNLVATVDEEEDDDWLF
- a CDS encoding class I SAM-dependent methyltransferase, whose translation is MVLTSSFYDKNATELAKQYDGLDFESVHQSWKRYWPQSGASVLDIGAGSGRDAKWMSEQSCEVVAVEPSDALRQIGKHNTGPDVTWLNDSLPALKNVNNLGMRFDLILVSAVWMHLAPSVRARAFRKLSNLLSANGKLVISLRHGEFTDGRQSYPVSVEELEKLASEHALQVQLVSESADNLNRTSVSWQTVVFSLPDDGSGNLNTVRRVIVNDSKSATYKLALLRTLLRIADVHPGAVLDRSDGRVAISAGLVALYWIRQFKRLIDVDIEGAGIQQNSNTSKGLGFVKEDGWNKLKHLAADDFSIGSLFMGEEAAAIQKLFTHTLNTIKVGPVTFIYQGDKSNKLFEIQPAGKRRAHSGSIILDGEFFAGYGQFILDEKLWDCFRLYNSWIEPLVVNQWVREMQRFELNRSRNIALQTYHECLVWIDSTRDTRDVRKRVEELRVEGVKIPNVWSNAALKGKYDVDHCLPFAYWPNNDKWNLLPTSSSENQSKSDRVPTAKRLSESRQRILDWWQIAWGSDEHQQRFFTEAQFSLPNLSAQCNDFAEVFEAMGLQIIGVKSRLLVSEW
- a CDS encoding YeeE/YedE thiosulfate transporter family protein; protein product: MLQRCGRLTGLFKLKTPSAVLMVKHLLAGILMGVGAVMAQGGNDTQLLVSMPALSPHGFTAVAIIVLGIYVGVKFMSTKLHKI
- a CDS encoding DNA cytosine methyltransferase translates to MTDKIVSFFAGAGGLDLGFEQAGFNVAWANEYDKDIWATYEKNHPHTTLDRRSITNIEADEVPECDGIIGGPPCQSWSEAGAQRGIEDKRGQLFFDFIRILEAKKPKFFLAENVSGMQHGRHAEALNNIKQMFKDAGYDLYYQMMNAVDYGAAQDRKRVIFIGFRSDLNIQYSFPEPIEKEERRALKHILRDLDGTAVPALDKQKPNPDVKFLNHEYMIGGFSTMYMSRNRVRTWDEPSFTIQAGGRHAPIHPGAPRMEKVETDKFKFVEGHEEKYRRLSVRECARIQGFPDDFEFVYNNVAAGYKMIGNAVAVPFAKAIALSIQQHLAEAKARQAA
- a CDS encoding alanine/glycine:cation symporter family protein translates to MIVTNESWLAALNTGLNNVVGAINGVLWGQVLVYLLVIVGVYFTVRLGFIQLRQFKHAVQILKSGREVDQGLSSYQVFCTSMAARVGTGNMAGVAVALTVGGPGAIFWMWLIALFGMSTAFIESTLAQLYKVKDVDGQYRGGPAYYMEKGLGQRWMGSLFSIFLIIAFGLVFNAVQANTITGALSHSFGFNETIVGVIIVACSAFVIVGGITKVAKASTSIVPVMAIGYLAIALVIVLMNITEVPAVLAYIVKSAFGWQEAAAGGVAFTISQAMQSGIARGLFSNEAGMGSAANVAASATPNPNHPASQGFVQMLGVFADTLVICTASAAMIMLSGVMDQPDAATGIGLLQQALTNELGSWTTYFMAAAIILFCFSSIIANYSYAETNVMFLNGNSKKGLMAFRICVLGMVMFGSVASLPVVWNLADASMGAMALINIVALVLLSKLAIKVVKDYEEQLKAGKTPTFDRSKFPELDDLEEAWQGTPAEVK